The Pelagibacterium halotolerans B2 genome has a segment encoding these proteins:
- a CDS encoding protein-L-isoaspartate O-methyltransferase family protein: protein MDFSRARRTMVDNQLRTSGITDWRILDAMNRIPREKFVPDTHADFAYSDEPIALSASRTMASPADFARLVQLAEVGSQDVVLDVACGTGYSTAVLSLLANAVVALESDEVLAGRANDILSDLDIGNAAAVSGPIENGVAKEAPFDVIILEGAVDVVPGALLDQLRDGGRLVAVIGTGNSAVAHLYVKTGNDVAPLPSFNASLPVLGRFGAAPAFVF, encoded by the coding sequence ATGGATTTTTCGCGCGCGCGCCGGACGATGGTCGACAACCAGTTGCGGACCAGCGGAATCACCGACTGGCGCATTCTGGACGCCATGAACCGCATTCCGCGCGAGAAATTCGTGCCCGATACCCATGCCGATTTTGCCTATAGCGACGAGCCTATCGCGCTTTCGGCCAGCCGGACGATGGCCTCGCCGGCCGATTTTGCACGGCTGGTGCAGCTTGCCGAGGTCGGCAGCCAGGACGTTGTGCTCGATGTGGCCTGCGGGACGGGGTATTCGACAGCAGTGCTCTCGCTGCTGGCCAATGCGGTGGTGGCGCTGGAAAGCGACGAGGTTCTGGCCGGACGGGCCAACGATATCCTCTCGGACCTCGATATCGGCAATGCGGCGGCGGTGTCGGGCCCGATCGAGAACGGGGTGGCCAAGGAAGCGCCGTTCGACGTGATCATCCTTGAAGGCGCGGTCGACGTGGTGCCCGGGGCGCTGCTGGACCAACTGCGTGACGGCGGACGGCTGGTCGCCGTGATCGGCACGGGAAATTCGGCGGTTGCCCATCTCTACGTCAAGACCGGCAATGATGTGGCGCCGCTGCCGAGCTTTAATGCCAGCCTGCCCGTGCTGGGACGTTTCGGGGCCGCGCCGGCGTTCGTTTTCTGA